In Arthrobacter ramosus, one DNA window encodes the following:
- a CDS encoding FtsK/SpoIIIE domain-containing protein: protein MTFHCTLVRAPRALRQGEPIELAIAACNGTPGAVVEAAVAAEFATGKLAVDGLPLSGLTVGSAPLMPGAVLVDGSDSEAQDTRDRDRSPAALSLLVHAGPAAGMVIPLERGTYGIGRSNADICLPDPDVSRVHAVLTISETAVTITDNGSANGTVVDGRKVRSAPLSTASRIRCGGSVMSIVFGDGEYGAESLGAAGLGIAQPILVPRRHDAGSRTQLLLTAGLPFLLGVGMALATGMWMFLGFTAISAIAVLAPAISGRRERCLLAAAIAAAVEQDRARRRRCSPSAAELAYAVNSAVFLSRERGRMQLTLPRTSTTQGTGTSQGPGTEQVTGTEQGPVTTQGTAGCRDVWLRLGISPQNARVALDPADPGFQPPRLGPVPVVLDPSIQAVSLTGPEAKVQGMFRFLLMQLAAFPCAANVPVLIHGPIALLPSSARFLPRVTLTTDASSAAAVLSMPADRPGALFLVGPERHPAVDSLRLAAIESGWRVFERTASGDESGSAIELWNKRSVLRSCLSETEFDPDLVPHPVFDRYCRSLARVPGLATERAPLVPSTCGLAELLLPEPSSIAARWSASSVRGGLSAVIGQGADGPRSLDLVSDGPHLLVAGTTGSGKSELLRTIVSAISLTHSPDRVNFLFVDFKGGSGLGPLLDLPQCVGMLTDLSEHELERTRSSLRAEVRMREAILAKAGVPDLPAYWATAGGTGGGGAAGRRSQLPALPRLVLVIDEFRMLIEDAPDALAELMRIATLGRSLGIHLIMATQRPQGALSADIRANVTTSIALRVQSEMESRDVINSPAAASIPVSLPGRAYMVRGVEDPEPFQSATLSVGEKGPSLTKAIARPAAGSLRFSGWSETADAETRGAVATPAEAVRPMIKAINRVWGILGGTPPRRPVAHPLPESIPFHESLGTSAMAGKHAASGTPAGPTAYLGLADLPTQQRVAGLSWTPLVHGNLGLVGPPGSGVEDTCRAAAAQLVGSADELHLYVLDGDGSFTDVAAQGRVGAVASPNDIRRAVRILERFAAEMSARQSPGTVAGQVPLLLVISSWGSWVSELRAGPLAWAEDVVHSIVRDGPKAGLAVLVTGDRELTASRMFASIPNRAYFPTGTTEEGRLAWPRFATMMALKGRAVVSGNLLDVDTAVAQLVATPPSAAWPYCVPPETALRPFRVDPLPQFIRASDLAADGRTETTAVSRAGAQGSVLLGVGGDEHEPAWIKLPRPAVLLALGTPGSGKSSLLTALAVLNPGHHWWTPPEGADPDAFWAEFHRDASRRLVGAEVIPLVDDAERLSSETACLLAELPGMGFSVVATAGSPVLLQRTPLASLARNHGSGILLGNGPPAAREFFGVRVDVEPAPPPGRAVLIEHGRTRSVQVAAPD from the coding sequence GTGACATTCCATTGCACCCTCGTCCGGGCCCCGCGGGCGTTACGGCAAGGCGAACCCATCGAACTGGCCATAGCCGCCTGCAACGGCACCCCTGGGGCCGTGGTCGAGGCTGCAGTCGCGGCCGAGTTCGCAACCGGAAAACTTGCAGTCGATGGGCTGCCACTCAGCGGTCTCACCGTTGGCTCGGCGCCGCTCATGCCGGGAGCTGTGTTGGTAGACGGGTCCGATTCGGAGGCGCAAGACACCCGTGATCGCGATCGCAGTCCCGCAGCGTTGTCCTTGCTGGTTCACGCCGGACCAGCCGCGGGCATGGTCATACCGCTGGAACGGGGCACTTACGGGATCGGCCGGAGCAACGCCGATATCTGCCTCCCGGATCCTGATGTTTCCCGGGTCCACGCTGTCCTGACGATTTCCGAGACAGCGGTCACCATAACCGACAACGGGAGCGCGAACGGAACGGTGGTGGACGGACGCAAAGTCCGCTCCGCCCCTCTCTCAACCGCCTCGAGGATCCGATGTGGCGGCTCTGTCATGTCAATTGTCTTCGGCGACGGAGAATACGGAGCGGAGTCGCTCGGGGCAGCGGGGCTGGGCATCGCCCAGCCGATCCTGGTCCCCCGGCGCCACGATGCGGGCAGCCGCACGCAACTTCTCCTCACGGCCGGGCTCCCGTTCCTGCTGGGAGTCGGAATGGCTCTGGCCACTGGCATGTGGATGTTCCTCGGATTCACCGCAATTTCTGCCATCGCGGTCCTTGCCCCGGCAATTTCGGGAAGGCGGGAGCGCTGCCTTCTGGCTGCCGCGATCGCGGCGGCCGTCGAACAAGACCGGGCCCGACGACGGCGGTGTTCACCGTCCGCCGCCGAGCTCGCCTACGCCGTCAACTCAGCAGTTTTCCTCTCAAGAGAACGCGGGCGAATGCAGTTGACGCTGCCAAGAACCAGCACAACCCAAGGCACCGGCACATCCCAGGGACCCGGCACGGAGCAAGTCACGGGCACGGAGCAAGGCCCGGTCACAACGCAAGGAACGGCGGGCTGCCGCGATGTCTGGCTCCGGCTCGGCATCAGTCCGCAGAACGCCCGGGTTGCACTCGATCCCGCGGACCCGGGCTTTCAGCCACCGCGGTTGGGCCCCGTTCCCGTGGTTCTGGATCCCTCGATCCAAGCCGTTTCCCTCACAGGACCCGAAGCCAAGGTGCAAGGAATGTTCAGATTCCTGCTCATGCAGCTGGCGGCTTTTCCCTGCGCAGCCAACGTCCCTGTTCTGATACACGGACCAATAGCCCTCTTGCCGTCAAGCGCCCGGTTCCTCCCCCGCGTCACCTTGACCACGGACGCCTCTTCAGCCGCGGCTGTTCTTTCCATGCCCGCGGATAGACCGGGAGCACTGTTTCTGGTGGGGCCCGAACGTCATCCCGCCGTCGACTCACTCCGGCTGGCGGCGATCGAGTCTGGTTGGAGAGTCTTCGAACGCACCGCGAGCGGGGACGAAAGCGGTTCCGCAATCGAGCTCTGGAACAAACGCTCAGTCCTCCGCTCGTGTCTTTCAGAAACTGAATTTGACCCTGACCTTGTGCCGCACCCGGTCTTCGACCGCTACTGTCGCTCATTGGCAAGAGTGCCTGGCCTGGCGACTGAAAGGGCCCCCCTTGTCCCCTCTACCTGCGGGCTTGCCGAACTGCTTCTCCCTGAGCCCTCAAGCATCGCGGCCCGCTGGAGCGCTTCCTCAGTACGCGGAGGGCTATCCGCAGTCATTGGGCAAGGAGCCGACGGTCCCCGGTCCCTGGACCTGGTTTCGGACGGCCCGCATCTCCTCGTTGCTGGAACTACGGGATCGGGAAAGTCAGAGCTTCTGCGCACAATAGTCTCCGCGATCTCGCTGACCCATAGCCCGGACAGGGTCAACTTCCTGTTCGTCGATTTCAAGGGCGGTTCGGGCCTCGGGCCATTGCTCGACCTACCGCAATGCGTCGGAATGCTTACGGATCTCAGTGAACACGAACTCGAACGCACCCGCTCCTCCCTCCGTGCCGAGGTCCGGATGCGGGAAGCGATCCTTGCGAAGGCCGGTGTCCCTGATTTGCCCGCATATTGGGCCACAGCCGGAGGAACCGGGGGCGGGGGCGCGGCGGGACGAAGAAGCCAACTTCCCGCACTGCCCCGTCTGGTACTTGTCATTGACGAATTCCGGATGCTCATTGAAGACGCCCCGGATGCCCTGGCCGAATTGATGCGGATCGCCACCCTGGGCCGGTCTCTGGGCATCCACCTGATCATGGCAACACAACGTCCGCAGGGTGCACTGAGTGCGGACATCCGGGCCAACGTCACCACCAGCATTGCTCTTCGCGTCCAATCAGAAATGGAATCCCGGGACGTCATCAACTCGCCGGCAGCGGCATCGATTCCGGTGTCCCTGCCTGGCCGCGCTTACATGGTTCGCGGAGTGGAAGATCCCGAGCCCTTTCAGTCAGCGACCCTCTCGGTCGGCGAAAAAGGCCCATCACTCACAAAAGCCATTGCCCGACCGGCAGCGGGGTCGCTCCGGTTCAGCGGTTGGTCGGAAACCGCAGACGCAGAGACCCGGGGTGCGGTTGCAACGCCAGCAGAGGCCGTCCGCCCGATGATCAAAGCAATCAACCGGGTTTGGGGCATCCTCGGGGGTACACCGCCCCGGAGACCTGTTGCTCATCCGCTTCCCGAGTCCATCCCGTTTCACGAATCCCTCGGCACCTCGGCAATGGCGGGCAAGCACGCGGCAAGCGGAACGCCGGCAGGGCCGACAGCCTACCTTGGCTTGGCAGACTTGCCCACACAACAACGAGTTGCCGGCCTGTCCTGGACTCCGCTCGTCCACGGGAATCTTGGGCTCGTTGGCCCTCCTGGAAGCGGAGTTGAAGATACGTGTCGGGCAGCGGCGGCGCAGCTTGTAGGAAGTGCCGATGAACTCCATCTCTATGTCCTCGACGGTGACGGTTCGTTCACCGACGTGGCAGCCCAGGGGCGCGTAGGGGCCGTTGCCTCCCCCAACGACATCAGAAGGGCAGTCCGCATCCTGGAGAGGTTCGCAGCTGAGATGTCGGCGCGGCAATCCCCGGGAACCGTCGCCGGGCAGGTCCCCCTTCTGCTGGTCATTTCAAGCTGGGGTTCCTGGGTCTCCGAATTGCGCGCCGGACCGCTGGCCTGGGCCGAAGACGTTGTCCACTCGATCGTCCGCGATGGGCCGAAGGCAGGACTGGCTGTTCTTGTCACGGGTGACCGCGAACTGACCGCCTCGCGCATGTTCGCGTCAATCCCCAACCGCGCATATTTTCCCACTGGGACCACAGAAGAAGGGCGGTTGGCGTGGCCTCGGTTCGCGACAATGATGGCCCTGAAGGGCCGGGCAGTCGTGAGTGGCAACTTGCTTGATGTTGACACCGCAGTCGCGCAGCTCGTGGCGACCCCGCCAAGCGCGGCCTGGCCGTACTGTGTGCCCCCGGAGACTGCACTGCGCCCATTCCGGGTGGATCCCTTGCCCCAATTCATCCGGGCTTCGGATCTCGCCGCGGATGGCCGAACCGAAACCACTGCCGTTTCCCGCGCTGGTGCGCAGGGGTCGGTGCTCCTTGGGGTTGGAGGGGACGAACACGAACCTGCTTGGATCAAGCTGCCGCGCCCAGCCGTCCTCCTCGCCCTCGGCACACCCGGTTCCGGCAAGTCGTCGTTGCTCACCGCATTGGCCGTGCTCAATCCAGGCCATCATTGGTGGACACCACCCGAAGGGGCCGATCCTGATGCCTTTTGGGCCGAATTCCACCGGGATGCAAGCCGCAGGCTCGTGGGAGCAGAAGTCATCCCCCTTGTGGACGACGCCGAGCGCCTCAGCAGCGAAACCGCCTGCCTCCTGGCTGAACTTCCCGGTATGGGTTTCTCAGTGGTGGCAACTGCGGGCAGCCCTGTCCTTCTGCAGCGGACACCCCTTGCTTCCCTGGCCCGAAACCACGGAAGCGGAATTCTCCTCGGCAATGGGCCGCCTGCCGCTCGAGAATTCTTCGGCGTCCGCGTCGACGTCGAACCGGCGCCACCACCGGGTCGTGCTGTCCTCATCGAGCATGGACGAACACGCTCCGTCCAGGTCGCTGCTCCGGACTAG